In the Populus trichocarpa isolate Nisqually-1 chromosome 1, P.trichocarpa_v4.1, whole genome shotgun sequence genome, one interval contains:
- the LOC18094858 gene encoding protein HOTHEAD, whose amino-acid sequence MASSVANQLFLFFFLWLYTLSSSQAGHHYSEFRYPFIRKASSFPSSSSSFSSSGGGDHAYDYIVVGGGTAGCPLAATLSQRFSVLLLERGGVPFANANVSFSKNFHIALADTSSTSASQYFISTDGVLNARARVLGGGTCINAGFYTRASKRFIHKVGWDAKLVNKSYPWVEKQIVHRPKVAPWQVVVRDSLLDLGVAPFNGFTYDHIYGTKFGGTIFDQFGRRQTAAELLASADPRKLTVLVHATVQKVLFDISGKRPKAVGVLFKDENGNQHQAFLSNSQRSEIILSCGAIGTPQMLLLSGIGPKDELEEKKISVVLHNKFVGKGMADNPMNAIFVPFKRPVQQSLIQTVGITKMGVYIEASSGFGQSKDSIQCHHGIMSAEIGQLSTLPPKQRTPEAIQAYIKRKKDIPHEAFKGGFILEKIANPISTGQLRLISTNVEDNPSVTFNYFKHPRDLQRCVDGIRMATKMVQSEHFRNFTQCDKQTTDKILNMSVSANVNLVPKHTNDTKSLEQFCKDTVITIWHYHGGCHVGKVVNSDYKVLGVNRLRIVDGSVFDESPGTNPQATVMMMGRYMGLKILRDRLGKGAGV is encoded by the exons ATGGCTTCTTCTGTTGCCAACCagctctttctcttcttctttctatgGCTTTATACTCTCTCTTCATCTCAAG CTGGGCACCATTACTCTGAATTTAGGTATCCGTTCATCAGGAAAGCAAGCTCAttcccatcatcatcatcatccttctCATCAAGTGGCGGGGGAGACCATGCATATGACTATATAGTTGTTGGAGGTGGCACAGCTGGGTGTCCTTTAGCTGCCACACTCTCTCAGAGGTTTAGTGTCTTATTACTTGAAAGAGGTGGAGTGCCTTTTGCCAATGCAAATGTCTCCTTCTCGAAGAACTTCCACATAGCCCTCGCTGATACTTCATCAACTTCTGCTTCCCAATACTTTATTTCTACTGATGGAGTCCTCAATGCTAGGGCTAGAGTTTTGGGTGGTGGTACTTGCATCAATGCTGGGTTCTACACTAGGGCAAGCAAAAG GTTTATACACAAAGTAGGCTGGGATGCAAAGTTGGTGAATAAGTCGTACCCATGGGTTGAGAAGCAAATCGTTCACAGGCCTAAAGTTGCACCATGGCAGGTTGTTGTAAGGGACAGTCTTTTGGATCTTGGAGTGGCGCCTTTCAATGGATTCACATATGATCACATTTATGGAACCAAGTTTGGTGGTACCATTTTTGACCAATTCGGCCGCCGGCAAACGGCTGCTGAACTACTTGCTTCTGCAGACCCTCGGAAGCTTACTGTGTTGGTGCATGCCACCGTCCAAAAGGTTCTATTTGATATTTCAG GAAAGCGACCAAAAGCAGTAGGAGTCCTGTTCAAAGATGAAAATGGAAACCAGCATCAAGCATTTCTATCAAACAGCCAGAGGAGTGAAATAATATTGTCATGTGGAGCCATTGGCACCCCTCAGATGCTATTGCTCAGTGGTATTGGTCCAAAAGATGAACTCGAGGAGAAGAAAATTTCAGTAGTACTCCACAACAAGTTTGTCGGGAAAGGCATGGCTGATAATCCCATGAACGCAATTTTTGTTCCCTTTAAAAGACCAGTACAGCAGTCCCTGATACAAACTGTAGGGATTACCAAGATGGGTGTGTACATTGAAGCTAGCAGTGGATTTGGGCAATCCAAGGATAGCATTCAGTGTCACCATGGAATAATGTCTGCAGAG ATAGGGCAGTTATCAACCTTACCGCCAAAGCAAAGAACACCAGAGGCCATCCAAGCTTAcattaaaagaaagaaggacATACCACATGAGGCATTCAAAGGAGGCTTCATTCTTGAAAAGATTGCCAACCCCATTTCCACCGGCCAGCTCAGATTGATCAGCACAAATGTTGAAGACAACCCTTCTGTTACCTTCAACTATTTTAAACATCCACGTGATCTACAGCGCTGTGTTGATGGTATTCGCATGGCTACAAAGATGGTGCAATCAGAACACTTTAGAAATTTCACTCAATGTGACAAGCAGACCACAGACAAGATTCTTAACATGAGTGTCAGTGCTAATGTTAACCTAGTACCTAAGCATACCAATGACACCAAGTCCCTAGAGCAGTTCTGCAAAGACACCGTAATCACAATTTGGCATTATCATGGTGGGTGTCATGTTGGCAAGGTGGTGAACAGTGATTACAAAGTTCTTGGTGTGAACAGGCTTCGCATTGTGGATGGCTCGGTATTTGATGAATCTCCTGGGACTAATCCTCAAGCCACAGTCATGATGATGGGCAG GTACATGGGACTGAAAATTTTGAGAGACAGACTAGGAAAAGGAGCTGGTGTTTAA